A single region of the Musa acuminata AAA Group cultivar baxijiao chromosome BXJ1-11, Cavendish_Baxijiao_AAA, whole genome shotgun sequence genome encodes:
- the LOC135597198 gene encoding pentatricopeptide repeat-containing protein At2g32630-like, which produces MLARRLSYSNSSFLFLKPGTNSSRPVPKILVLPDHHLTTIAAHPRPPDLPSQLARFCSLLKRRRYAAAKSLLKSLATADGLAHPFPSLAPSVEASCRAAVVPYADALDMLFRVYSDAGMTDRALDAFELLLGRFGRVEERSCTIYLQALRRSGRSDLAHRFLLRMLDLDSIDVSAYSMAIVVDGLCKNGDIKIARELIDEMFLRGLGPNVMSYNSLVEHYAKRKDYGSTNDILVLMEERGVEASVGTYTILVDAYSDSGKIDKAEKAFEEMKKKGLTGDIYAYTSMINANCRMGNIKRALALFDECVERGLQPTDHTYGALINGLCKHGQMLAAEMLMDEMQHKGINLNQIILNTMIDGYCKKGMVDKALNLKAIMEKKGIELDVYTYNTVARGLCKCNKISEAKNLLHVMVERGVVPNTVSYTTLIDILCKEGDMVEARRLFREMGNKGANPSIITYNVMIDGHSKKGSIREAERLKKEMEMKGMLADVYTYTSLIHGHCINRKLDDAMNLLMEMKKRNVQANAVTYTALISGLSKEGRSDEAFRLYDEMLGAGITPDDPVYSSLVSSLHNAKEGEALVDRNLVHRAENSTIRSQNIG; this is translated from the coding sequence ATGCTTGCAAGAAGGCTATCGTACAGCAAttcctcctttctcttcctcaAACCGGGCACCAACTCCTCTCGCCCAGTCCCCAAAATCCTCGTCCTCCCCGATCACCATCTCACCACCATCGCCGCCCACCCCCGCCCCCCCGATCTCCCCTCCCAACTGGCCCGCTTCTGCTCCCTCTTGAAGCGCAGACGCTATGCCGCCGCCAAGTCCCTCCTCAAGTCCCTGGCCACCGCCGACGGCCTCGCCCATCCCTTCCCCTCCCTGGCTCCCTCCGTCGAGGCCTCTTGCCGGGCAGCCGTCGTCCCCTATGCCGACGCGCTCGACATGCTCTTCAGGGTGTACTCCGACGCCGGCATGACCGACAGAGCCCTCGACGCCTTCGAGCTCTTGCTCGGCCGGTTCGGCCGGGTCGAGGAGCGGTCTTGCACCATTTATCTCCAGGCGCTGCGGAGGTCTGGCCGCTCCGACTTGGCCCATCGGTTCCTTCTCCGGATGCTTGATTTGGACTCTATCGATGTCTCGGCATACTCAATGGCGATCGTCGTGGATGGATTATGCAAGAATGGAGACATCAAGATTGCACGGGAGTTAATCGACGAAATGTTCCTTAGAGGACTGGGGCCAAATGTCATGTCCTACAATTCTTTGGTCGAACATTACGCTAAGAGGAAGGATTATGGCTCGACGAATGACATACTAGTCTTGATGGAAGAAAGGGGTGTTGAAGCTAGTGTTGGGACTTACACTATTCTGGTTGATGCGTACTCTGATTCGGGCAAGATTGACAAAGCCGAGAAGGCGTTTGAGGAAATGAAGAAAAAGGGTTTGACGGGGGACATCTATGCGTACACTTCGATGATCAATGCAAACTGCAGGATGGGAAACATAAAGAGAGCACTCGCCCTGTTTGATGAGTGTGTCGAGCGAGGCCTTCAGCCCACTGACCACACATATGGAGCATTGATCAATGGACTTTGCAAGCATGGACAGATGCTGGCCGCAGAGATGCTGATGGACGAAATGCAGCACAAGGGAATCAACCTCAATCAGATTATATTGAACACGATGATCGATGGGTACTGCAAGAAAGGGATGGTGGACAAAGCACTCAACTTGAAAGCCATCATGGAGAAGAAAGGAATAGAGCTCGATGTGTACACTTACAACACGGTGGCTCGCGGGCTGTGCAAGTGCAACAAGATCAGCGAGGCTAAGAATCTTCTGCATGTTATGGTCGAGAGAGGAGTTGTTCCCAACACTGTGAGCTATACAACATTGATTGATATACTCTGCAAAGAAGGTGATATGGTTGAGGCAAGGAGGCTTTTTAGAGAGATGGGTAACAAGGGTGCAAACCCTAGTATCATAACATACAATGTAATGATAGATGGTCATAGCAAGAAAGGAAGTATTAGGGAGGCTGAGAGGCTCAAGAAGGAGATGGAGATGAAAGGTATGTTAGCTGATGTGTACACATACACTTCACTCATTCATGGTCACTGCATCAACCGGAAGCTTGATGATGCAATGAACTTGCTTATGGAGATGAAGAAAAGGAATGTGCAGGCCAATGCTGTGACATATACTGCACTGATCTCAGGGTTGTCTAAAGAAGGGAGGTCGGATGAGGCATTTAGGTTGTATGATGAGATGCTGGGGGCAGGAATTACTCCAGATGATCCAGTCTATTCTTCTCTTGTAAGCAGCCTCCATAATGCAAAGGAAGGTGAAGCTTTGGTTGACAGAAATCTGGTGCATAGGGCTGAAAATAGCACTATTAGAAGCCAGAACATAGGGTGA